Proteins from one Larimichthys crocea isolate SSNF chromosome XX, L_crocea_2.0, whole genome shotgun sequence genomic window:
- the trim24 gene encoding transcription intermediary factor 1-alpha isoform X3 → MDESGDNVDNDDIVIIVENEAESLPAEEERQKQQGTFGLMDTCPICKLSFHNREPKLLPCLHSFCKRCLPTPFRSADPRRDSQGPVEGNKPPPVGAIRCPVCRQECWEMDVLDNFFVKDSAEVPSSTVEKTSQVCMSCDDNTEATGYCVECVEFLCVTCIEAHQRVKFTRDHTIRQKEEMSPEAVGISTQKPVFCDIHKQEPLKLFCETCDRLTCRDCQLLKHKDHNYQFLEDAYRNHKQYLENMTQQLQEKRKAIEDVSSCISTGLQQVDENRKSVTNEIKRSICNLIMEINRKGKILVNQLEALTKDHEVGLKKQQEDINCLSRHLDHVISFTKWATASHSGTALLYCKRLILFQIHYLMRASCNPSTVPQSSVRFQCRSGFWATNVDLGSLVVERGPGRPPITNHQAGPRAEAPTAALSAAQQRQSTLAQLQMQVDKLSQNPHRQPPPNHWSWYQNVRLPVPPGPPPPTRPIHGGSSPSQGPPNLGQQGRRYGNSHPNPRSPTSSMLHNTGFPPAQSLRDLIHGSSFPPKPMDVLQGTSRYPQPLSTGAPTQPSLHQRGLTESSFLKRSEPGGSVPSITISIPKPSFPPSAASASADKTSALNHITVQVRQNSPLAKPSSSDRGTGTTSWKPTFEAPSAPSAKRRRRTSPGPVIVIKDEPEDEDEVRFVQSSVGSSLPDSSTGAQSKPRQQLKAPAPAPVPGSESKAGKEQCPQSAGQPESVKRAEPEEDPNEDWCAVCQNGGELLCCDKCPKVFHLACHIPTLNESPSGEWFCSFCRDLVSPEMEYDCASRDDPVSEGFPPVDRRRCERLLLRLFCNDFSTDFQQAASPSETRRYKELIKTPMDLSIVKRKLESKSREGEGYGSPEGFVTDVRLIFFNCAKYYKATSEVGSAGLYLEDYFEEQLKQVYPDRVFPGGREEQMIPPLEDEIDEEEEEMMQEGMAPVEDDKPESPAGKGIPPVEEDLPPDEATAPAEEEKPEPEEKGNDTRDEGTDRKAEATEGSSTPSGEVEQHEESPAQEAESSAAADSETKDREAPSSPKEENAHLPTDKTADPPETQEKESAPADTAKEEKG, encoded by the exons atggatgaaagcGGCGACAACGTTGACAATGACGACATTGTTATTATCGTGGAGAACGAGGCGGAGAGTTTGCCCGccgaggaagagagacagaaacagcaagGCACCTTCGGACTCATGGACACTTGTCCCATCTGCAAGTTGAGCTTCCACAACAGAGAGCCCAAACTCCTGCCGTGTCTCCACTCCTTCTGCAAGAGGTGTCTGCCGACCCCATTCAGGAGTGCTGACCCCAGGCGTGACTCCCAGGGTCCGGTGGAGGGCAACAAACCAC CTCCAGTGGGTGCCATTCGATGTCCAGTATGCAGACAGGAATGCTGGGAGATGGACGTGTTGGACAATTTCTTCGTCAAGGACTCAGCCGAGGTGCCGAGCAGCACAGTGGAGAAAACCAGCCAG GTGTGCATGAGCTGCGACGACAACACGGAGGCGACAGGTTACTGCGTGGAGTGTGTCGAGTTTCTGTGCGTGACGTGCATCGAGGCACACCAAAGGGTCAAGTTCACCAGAGATCACACCATACGGCAAAAGGAGGAGATGTCTCCAG AAGCAGTAGGTATTTCCACACAGAAGCCTGTGTTTTGTGACATCCACAAGCAAGAGCCACTCAAGCTATTTTGTGAGACGTGCGACCGACTCACCTGTCGAGACTGTCAGCTGCTTAAACACAAGGATCACAA CTACCAGTTTTTGGAGGATGCGTACAGGAACCACAAGCAGTATCTGGAGAACATGacgcagcagctgcaggagaaaaGAAAGGCCATCGAGGACGTGTCCAGCTGCATCAGCACCGG ACTTCAGCAAGTTGACGAGAACCGGAAATCTGTAACCAATGAGATAAAGAGGTCTATCTGTAACTTGATAATGGAGATCAACAGGAAGGGAAAGATTCTGGTCAACCAACTTGAG GCTCTCACGAAGGACCATGAGGTGGGTTTGAAAAAGCAGCAAGAGGACATCAACTGTCTGAGCAGGCACCTAGACCACGTCATCAGCTTTACTAAATGGGCTACAGCCAGCCATAGCGGAACAGCTCTCCTGTACTGCAAGAGACTG ATCCTTTTTCAGATCCATTACCTGATGAGAGCGAGCTGTAATCCCTCCACCGTCCCTCAAAGTTCTGTGCGCTTTCAGTGCCGCTCTGGTTTCTGGGCCACGAATGTAGACCTCG GTTCTCTGGTTGTTGAAAGGGGCCCGGGGCGGCCACCCATCACCAACCACCAGGCAGGTCCCAGAGCAGAAGCACCCACCGCAGCACTCTCAGCAGCTCAACAGCGACAGAGTACTCTTGCCCAGCTCCAGATGCAG GTGGACAAGCTTTCCCAGAACCCCCACAGACAGCCCCCTCCTAACCACTGGTCCTGGTACCAAAACGTCAGACTCCCAGTACCACCCGGCCCTCCACCCCCAACCAGACCCATCCATGGTGGGTCCTCCCCTTCCCAAGGCCCCCCAAACTTGGGCCAGCAAGGACGTAGATACGGAAACTCTCACCCCAACCCTAGAAGCCCCACATCATCCATGCTTCACAACACAGGATTCCCACCTGCTCAG TCTCTGAGAGATCTGATCCATGGCTCCAGCTTCCCTCCTAAACCCATGGATGTGTTGCAGGGTACTTCCCGCTACCCACAGCCTCTGTCCACTGGAGCACCTACACAGCCATCACTACATCAG CGGGGCCTAACAGAGTCGTCCTTCCTGAAGAGGAGTGAGCCTGGTGGATCTGtcccctccatcaccatctctATCCCCAAACCCAGCTTTCCTCCAAGTGCAGCTTCAGCGtctgcagacaaaacaagcgCACTCAATCATATAACGG TTCAAGTAAGACAGAACTCTCCGCTAGCCAAGCCGTCTTCTTCAGACAGAGGCACAGG GACAACGTCATGGAAGCCGACTTTTGAGGCTCCGTCTGCCCCCTCGGCTAAGCGACGAAGAAGGACGTCCCCTGGACCCGTTATCGTCATCAAGGACGAACCAGAAGATGAGGATGAAGTTCGTTTT GTGCAGTCCAGTGTAGGCTCCAGCTTACCGGACAGCAGCACGGGTGCTCAGTCGAAGCCTCGGCAGCAGCTAAAGGCGCCTGCCCCAGCACCGGTGCCCGGATCAGAGTCCAAAGCTGGAAAAGAGCAGTGCCCTCAGTCTGCAGGGCAGCCAGAGTCTGTTAAAAGAGCAGAGCCGGAAGAAGATCCCAACGAGGACTGGTGCGCCGTCTGTCAGAACGGAGGGGAACTACTCTGTTGTGACAAATGTCCCAAAGTTTTTCATCTGGCCTGTCACATCCCCACTCTGAACGAGTCCCCCAG TGGCGAGTGGTTCTGCTCGTTCTGCCGAGACCTCGTCTCGCCTGAGATGGAGTATGACTGCGCCAGCAGGGACGACCCCGTCTCTGAAGGATTCCCACCTGTTGACAGAAGG AGGTGTGAGAGGCTGCTACTACGTCTGTTCTGTAATGACTTCAGCACTGACTTCCAGCAGGCTGCTTCCCCATCA GAAACGAGGAGGTACAAAGAGCTGATCAAGACCCCGATGGATTTGTCAATAGTGAAGCGGAAACTGGAGTCGAAGTCGAGGGAAGGTGAAGGTTACGGTAGTCCGGAGGGGTTTGTCACAGACGTCAGGCTCATATTTTTCAACTGTGCAAAATACTACAAG GCGACCTCAGAAGTGGGCAGCGCAGGCTTGTACTTGGAAGACTACTTCGAGGAACAGTTGAAGCAAGTCTACCCAGATAGAGTCTTCCCCGGAGGGAGGGAAGAACAGATGATCCCTCCATTGGAGGATGAGATAgacgaagaagaggaagagatgatgCAGGAAGGCATGGCTCCCGTTGAAGACGATAAACCGGAAAGTCCTGCAGGAAAAGGAATCCCCCCTGTAGAAGAGGACTTGCCTCCGGATGAGGCGACGGCCCCGGCGGAGGAAGAAAAGCCAGAACCAGAGGAGAAGGGGAACGACACAAGAGATGAGGGGACGGACAGAAAAGCAGAGGCCACGGAGGGAAGCTCGACACCTTCAGGGGAGGTAGAGCAGCACGAGGAAAGTCCAGCGCAGGAGGCAgaaagctctgctgctgctgatagtgaaacaaaagacagagaagCTCCCAGTTCCCCAAAGGAGGAAAACGCTCACCTCCCCACAGACAAGACTGCAGATCCACCTGAAACCCAGGAGAAGGAGTCAGCTCCTGCAGACACAGCCAAAGAGGAGAAGGGTTAA